In one window of Henckelia pumila isolate YLH828 chromosome 1, ASM3356847v2, whole genome shotgun sequence DNA:
- the LOC140875145 gene encoding uncharacterized protein produces the protein MDFANMDRRQLTIAASGFSVMMTLHLTFQLLSQHMFYWKNPKEQKAIIMIIMITPVYAIDSFVGLLDLRGSKQFFMLLDSVKECYEALAIAKFLALMYSYSNISLSNNVVPDEIKGREIHHSFPMTLFQPRKTHLNHQTLKLLKYWTWQFVIIRPVCSILMIMLQMLGMYPSWLSWAFTIFLNFSFALAMYSLVVFYHVFAKELAPHTPLAKFLCIKGIVFFCFWQGVVLDILVAMGVVRSHHFWLDTEHVEEAIQNVLVCVEMVFFSVMQQYAYHVAPYSGDLEAKLKPKKRD, from the exons ATGGATTTTGCTAACATGGATCGGAGGCAACTGACCATTGCGGCGTCTGGATTTTCCGTCATGATGACGCTACACTTAACTTTTCAGCTATTATCTCAGCACATGTTTTATTGGAAGAATCCGAAGGAGCAAAAGGCCATAATTATGATCATAATGATTACTCCAGTTTACGCCATTGATTCGTTTGTAGGGTTACTAGATTTACGCGGCAGCAAACAATTTTTCATGCTCTTGGATTCTGTTAAAGAATGCTACGAGGCTTTG GCAATTGCGAAGTTTTTGGCTTTGATGTACAGTTACTCGAATATATCCCTCAGCAACAATGTCGTGCCTGATGAGATTAAAGGGAGGGAGATTCATCATTCGTTCCCGATGACTCTTTTTCAG CCTAGGAAGACACACCTAAATCATCAGACATTGAAACTTCTCAAGTACTGGACTTGGCAGTTTGTTATTATCCGTCCTGTATGCTCTATCTTGATGATAATGTTACAAATGCTCGGGATGTATCCGAGTTGGCTCAGCTGGGCTTTCACGATTTTTCTCAACTTCTCATTTGCGTTAGCAATGTATTCCTTGGTTGTCTTCTACCATGTATTTGCTAAAGAACTGGCACCACACACACCTCTGGCTAAGTTCCTCTGCATCAAAGGGATTGTTTTCTTCTGCTTTTGGCAG GGAGTAGTGCTTGACATCCTCGTGGCAATGGGCGTTGTTCGATCCCATCATTTCTGGTTGGACACAGAGCACGTCGAGGAAGCAATCCAGAATGTTTTGGTCTGTGTCGAAATGGTGTTCTTCTCTGTCATGCAGCAGTATGCATACCATGTTGCACCTTACAGTGGAGACTTAGAAGCAAAGCTTAAGCCAAAGAAAAGGGACTGA